Sequence from the Streptomyces sp. R33 genome:
CCCGGGCACGGGCCGCACCGCTACTTCTTCCGCTTGTACGCGCTGTCGCAGCCGGTCCACCTTCGCGCTCCAGTGGGTGCGCCGTGCCCAGGCGTCCAGCCGGTGGCCCAGCCGGACGGCGCTGTGGTGCCAGGATGCCACCACCACCTCGTGGGCCCGGACGCCGTGCACAGGGGTTCCAGGAACGACAGCCTCATTCCTCATCACCATCGCCAGGCGACTCCCAGGCGTCCCCCCTTCCGATATGGGTGCGGGGGAGGAGCGGGCGAAGACCGGCATCGGGATTGGGCGGCGGACCGTCCCGGAACCGCCGTGCTCACTGGCTACATCCCGGGTCTGCTTCTGCCGGAACCGGAACCGGAACCGGCGCCGAGCAGGGTGGGCAGATCGGCGAAGGAGTCGAGGACGTGGTCCGGGGTCCCGGAGGCGGCCCGGTGCGTCTCGGGGAGGTACTTGCCCGTCCTCACCAGTACGCCGGTGACGCCGGACCGCTGGGCGGCCAGCACGTCCGACTCGATGTCGTCGCCGACCATCAGAGCTTCGGACGCATCGGCGTCCAGGTGGGCGAGGGCGCTCGCGAAGAACGCGGGCGCCGGTTTGCCCGTCACCTCCGCCTCGGTGCGCGATGCCTTCTCGAGCCCCTCGAGGAAGGCCCCCGTGTCCAGGTCGAGGCCGCCTTCGGTGCGCCAGTACAGATTGCGGTGCATGGACACCAGCCGTGCTCCGCGCTGCAGTTGCCGGAAGGCGCGGTTGAGGGCCTCGTAGCCGAACTCTGGGCCGGCGCCGCCGAGCACGACCACGTCGACGTCCCCCTCGTCGACGAGGGTGACTCCCGGCAGGTCGCCCCGTACGTCACCGCTGTTGAGCAGGAGGCAGCGGGCGCGCGGAAAGTTTTCGCGCAGGTACGCCGCCGTGGCGGCCGGAGCGGTCAGGATGTCCGCGGCATCGACGGGGAAGCCGAGGTCGGCCAGGCGCGTGGCGATGGAGGCCCGGGTGCGGGAGGTGTTGTTGGTGACCAGCGCGATGCGCAGGCCGGCCGCACGCAGCTGCTCCATGGCGCCGACCGTCCCGGGCAGGGCCTTCCAGGAGACCGTGAGGACGCCGTCGATGTCGATCAGGACCGCTCGGATTCGCTCCATGGAACCGACGGTAGCCCAGGGGCTGCGCCGCGGTGGGCCGGTCCCGGGCGGTGAGGCGGCAAATGCCGTTGCTTTAGATGCGGCAGCCCCGGGTGGTCGGCCGAGAGCGGGGCGGCCGCGCCCGGTACGGCAGCAGGGCCCGGACCGCGCGTCGCGGTCCGGGCCCTGCTCCGTGCGGTGCCGTGCTGCGGGCGGCGGTGCGTCAGCTCTGTGCGGAGTCGTCGCCCGCCTGCCCGGCGCCCTCAGCTGAGCCTGCCTTCTCGCGCATCTTGCGCACCAGCTCCGCCTTCTGGTCGGCCGCACCTTGGCGGTCGAGATTTCGGTGCGGACCGTTGTTCTGCCGTTCGGCGCGGGACAACCTCTTGCGCTGGCCGCCGCCCATGCCCACGGGGTTGTTTATGTTCTTACTCACGGTCACGGGTTCTCCCGGTAATCATGCGAAGTGATCTACGGATTCATCGGTGGGGGACGGGCGGCGACGTCGAAGGACGTCAGCAGGGGCCCATCACGCTCTCACTCGTAAATCGGCTTCTGGAAGACGTTACCCGGTTCCGTAGGCCCCGCACACCAACCTGTCGCCGCGCCGGCGTCGGCCGGGCCTTCGGCGAGTGCCCGGGGTCAGCCTTCCCTTCGGGGAATCTCGGCACCGCCAGCGCCCGCCGGTGGTCGTCGCCACCCGCCCTGGGCAGGTCCGGATGGGCCCGTGGGCGTCGTCAGTGTTGCGAGCACACTGACGTTATGAGATCTCACTTGCGCCCCGGCGTTACGGGACTTCCCAAGGCTGATGTCAAGCCGTTCCGCGAGGGGGAGTGAAGGCTACTTTCGGCACTGGCCGCCGTGGCGGCCGCTCGTGGTCGAGACCGCCCGCCGCGCCCTCGACTACACCGGCGGCACCCTGGTAATGCCCATGACCGTCCTGGTCGAGGGGTACTGGCGCGAGATCAGCTCGGGCCTTGCCGAACATGCCATTCCGGTCCGGCACTTCGTTCTCCATGCCGACCAGGACACCCTCCGCGCGCGTATCGCGGGCGACACTGTTCTTGGCCCCAACTCCCCATTCCGTCTCCAATACCTTGATCCCTACGCCGAGGCGGCCCGCACGTGGCTGCACGCCGAGGCCGAGGTCGTCGACACCACGCACCTCACGCCCGCCCAGGCCGCCCTGCAGATCGCAGAGGCCGTCAAGATGTGAGGGGTGTCGCTCGCTCTGGGCGGTCCGGGCGATTGCCGATCGGCCCAGGGCCTCACGTGTCAGAGTGAAGAAGCGGGCGAGGGCGGGGTGCCGCTCGGCTACACCGGCTGGGCGTCGTTCTGCGACGCGGAGTTCGGTATCAGCCCCGCGCCGGCGTACCGGCTCCTGGACGTCGCCCGCGCCCTGGCCGCGACCGACGCCCCGTACGGTGCGCTCATTGACCTGGCCCGCGACATCGACGCCGGGCGGGGACGCGTACGACGCCGCCGACCGCATCCGCTCCTGGCGCAGCTGACCAGCCTGGCCCGACTCGGTCCAGGCGGAGTTCGGCAGGGCCGACGCAGAGGTGCCTGGGGATCCGGCCGGGATCGTTCGGGCGCGGTACGCGATCTAGGTCTCCCAGGAGGCGAACAGGGCGGCCGGGACCCGAACCCGCCCCGCTGCCAGAGCGGGGACACAACCCAGCAGGGTCAGGTAGGCCCACCACTGCCAGGCCGCGCCGTCGAAGGAGTAGGCGACGGCGGCCGGGATGAGAGGCAGGATGGGGACGGGTGCCAGATGCCACAGAATCCGGCTGCCTGGCAGCCGCCGGGCCAGGGCTTCGCCGATCAAGGCCGTCGGAGTGGCGAACAGCACGGCTTGGAGCAGCCCCAGGACGGCGCTGAGGAAGGCGAGCCACACCAGCGAGTAAAGCCAGTCGCTGCGCTCGATGGGCGGCCCCTCGGTGACGAGGGACAGTCCGATCAGGACGATGCCGATGGCCGCGTACTGGGCTGTTGTCGCGTACCCCGCGACGCACAGGGTCCGCCTGCCCGTCATCTTCCGCACCACTGCGCATTCCCCCTGCTCGCTCCGAGAGTACCGGGCGATCTTGAAAATGAACATGTTCAAGCATTCGTCACAGTACACCCCCGTCCCCATGCGGTGGGGGCCGGCCCGCGGCCGCTGGGGATGGTGGGAGGCTTGGTCGTGGTCAACGGGGTATGCATGCCTGATCCTCCGTACTCCAGCGGACGCCCGCGGCCGACCTGGCCGCCAGGGCCGGCCGCAGCGCTGCTGCCCGCCGGCCCTGGGGAGTGCGCGCCGCGTCCAGTTCGGCGGTCGGATGATCACCGCGGCCACCTTCCCTGCCAGGCAGTGAAGGCCTCGTCGCAGTGTCAAGATCGACCCGGGCGCCCATCCGTCGCGCTGCGCGCCGCGCGGCCGGGCCGGGTGGCAGAACCACGTGTCCTCCGATCGGGGAACCGCCCGGACGTCCCCCCCGGTGCGTTGCCGGTCGCAGTAACGGGTCGTGTCTCTCGCGCCTTGCCGGGAGCGGGGGTCCTGGTCCGTCACTGTTCCTTGGGGGCGATGGCCATGAGCAGCCGGACGTACGGGGACCAGCGGGCGCGCCGGGCCGGGCGCTCGGCACGGTCGAGGCTGTCCTCCAGCAGTGCGTCGTGCAGCCAGCGGTAGGCCAGCGGCCAGCTCAGCCGGGCGATTCCGGTGACCCGCATGGACAAGGTGTGCCGCAGCACCGTGCGCTCGTCGTCGACCGGCAGCACGGCGTACTCGTGAAAGCCGTGGAAGCCGCGAGGACCGCTGAAGGTGAACCGGACCCAGGTCCCCGGGGCGTACGCGGCGACCGTGTAGCGGACCGGGCCGTGTCCGCCTTTCGCGCCTGCGGACAGCGGACGGTCGAACTCCATGGGGGACCAGGTCCGGTGCGGCCAGAGCCGGTCGGCCGGCCCGTCGGAAAGGGAGTCCAGGAGGGCGCCGGCCTCGGCCGCGCTCATCGGCAGCAGGCGTTCGTGGACGTTGTGGACGGGCATGGAGCTCCTTCAATTGGAGAGTAACCTCTAATTGAATTGGAGAGTACTCTCTG
This genomic interval carries:
- a CDS encoding TIGR01458 family HAD-type hydrolase produces the protein MERIRAVLIDIDGVLTVSWKALPGTVGAMEQLRAAGLRIALVTNNTSRTRASIATRLADLGFPVDAADILTAPAATAAYLRENFPRARCLLLNSGDVRGDLPGVTLVDEGDVDVVVLGGAGPEFGYEALNRAFRQLQRGARLVSMHRNLYWRTEGGLDLDTGAFLEGLEKASRTEAEVTGKPAPAFFASALAHLDADASEALMVGDDIESDVLAAQRSGVTGVLVRTGKYLPETHRAASGTPDHVLDSFADLPTLLGAGSGSGSGRSRPGM
- a CDS encoding DUF6243 family protein translates to MTVSKNINNPVGMGGGQRKRLSRAERQNNGPHRNLDRQGAADQKAELVRKMREKAGSAEGAGQAGDDSAQS
- a CDS encoding SRPBCC family protein, whose translation is MPVHNVHERLLPMSAAEAGALLDSLSDGPADRLWPHRTWSPMEFDRPLSAGAKGGHGPVRYTVAAYAPGTWVRFTFSGPRGFHGFHEYAVLPVDDERTVLRHTLSMRVTGIARLSWPLAYRWLHDALLEDSLDRAERPARRARWSPYVRLLMAIAPKEQ